A single Acropora palmata chromosome 5, jaAcrPala1.3, whole genome shotgun sequence DNA region contains:
- the LOC141882488 gene encoding uncharacterized protein LOC141882488, with amino-acid sequence MEWKQECDLLLLQEIVVSEPFKFKSSTRERGKVLEEITHRLNENEVFGNRLGSKRAVRDRYSLLAKKYRKKMTEEAKASGISPELTETDKLLEQIIEMFEESDREGGENSQQVEQNKENERKKAEEMRNRSMEKLGETLKRKAADDGQVTPKKRGSGTETLVYLREEAEKQFELRKEELEVKKKEQSQQMQMFQAMQQQLQQQQQQQQQQMQVHIQQQQLQNQMLLALIEKITK; translated from the coding sequence ATGGAGTGGAAACAGGAATGTGACTTGCTCCTGTTGCAAGAAATAGTTGTTTCAGAACCTTTCAAGTTCAAATCGTCAACGAGAGAGAGAGGGAAAGTATTGGAGGAGATTACCCACaggttgaatgaaaatgaagtcTTTGGAAATCGCCTGGGAAGCAAAAGGGCGGTGAGAGATAGATACTCACTGCTGGCAAAGAAGTACAGGAAAAAGATGACGGAGGAGGCCAAAGCAAGTGGAATATCACCAGAATTGACTGAAACAGACAAGCTGTTGGAACAAATCATTGAAATGTTTGAAGAAAGTGACAGAGAGGGTGGAGAAAATTCGCAACAGGTCGAGCAAAATAAGGagaatgaaaggaaaaaagcagAGGAAATGAGGAATCGGTCAATGGAAAAGCTGGGAGAGACACTGAAAAGGAAGGCAGCTGACGATGGTCAAGTTACCCCCAAGAAGAGAGGGTCGGGGACAGAAACCCTCGTTTACTTAAGGGAAGAAGCTGAAAAGCAGTTTGAACTCAGGAAAGAAGAGTTGGAGgtgaagaagaaagaacaGTCTCAACAAATGCAGATGTTTCAAGCTATGCAACAGCAActgcagcaacaacaacaacagcagcaacagcAAATGCAAGTACACATTCAGCAGCAGCAGCTGCAAAATCAAATGCTGCTGGCACTAATTGAGAAAATTACTAAATAA
- the LOC141882487 gene encoding uncharacterized protein LOC141882487 gives MVVSETMDLLYARFGNLFSCLNQPWLSQANLVVFTQSIYRKGAALDNCWGFIDGTVRPVARPGNHQRVLFNGHKRVHAIKFQSVVAPNGFIVNLFGPVEGRRHDSGMLAMSGFLPMLETHCLTPTGQPLCLYGDPAYPLRVHPQGAFKGAALTAQQQLFNLSMSRVRTAVEWVFGDILEYFSFLDFKRNLKVGLSAVGKMYIICALLRNAHSCTYGSTTSTFFGVDPPSLEQYFI, from the coding sequence ATGGTGGTGTCCGAAACGATGGATTTACTTTATGCCCGCTTTGGAAACTTGTTTTCGTGTCTAAATCAACCATGGCTGTCCCAGGCTAATCTGGTAGTTTTTACTCAGTCGATCTACAGGAAAGGAGCCGCTCTTGATAACTGCTGGGGCTTTATCGATGGAACTGTGCGACCAGTTGCTAGGCCTGGTAATCATCAAAGGGTGTTATTTAATGGACACAAGCGAGTTCATGCCATTAAATTTCAAAGTGTCGTTGCACCTAATGGCTTTATTGTTAACCTTTTTGGTCCTGTGGAAGGAAGGAGACATGACAGTGGAATGCTGGCAATGTCTGGCTTTCTACCAATGTTGGAAACACACTGTTTAACTCCAACTGGCCAACCTCTATGTTTGTATGGCGACCCTGCATATCCGTTAAGAGTCCACCCGCAGGGAGCATTCAAAGGTGCTGCCTTAACAGCACAGCAGCAACTGTTCAATTTGTCCATGAGTAGAGTAAGAACTGCAGTAGAGTGGGTTTTTGGAGATATTTTAgagtacttttcttttttggattttaaaagaaatcttAAAGTTGGACTTAGTGCCGTGGGCAAAATGTACATTATTTGTGCTTTGTTGAGAAATGCCCACTCATGTACATATGGGTCAACGACTTCTACTTTCTTTGGTGTTGACCCACCTTCATTAGAGCAGTACTTTATTTAA